One part of the Gemmatimonadales bacterium genome encodes these proteins:
- a CDS encoding nucleotidyltransferase family protein: MISCTTAVVLAAGVGSRMRRDNGGASLTPEQAAAASLGIKGMIPDSRGRPFLDHVLGSLVEAGIESVVLVVGTSHDLIRNHYTTTPPHHLTIEFVVQPAPRGTADAVLAVEPVIRDREFLVLNADNLYSRASLDALVALGSPGLVAFDREHLIRNSNIEAERIASFAILTLGPGNVLRGIIEKPSLIDLAAAESRWISMNLWRFDREIFAACRDVALSPRGELELPIAVGLAVDRGAVLQAIPSTEGVLDLSSRADVAHVARQLGDRELRL; this comes from the coding sequence ATGATCAGCTGCACGACGGCGGTGGTTCTCGCCGCCGGCGTGGGAAGCCGGATGCGCCGTGACAACGGCGGCGCATCCCTCACCCCGGAGCAGGCAGCCGCCGCGAGCCTCGGCATCAAGGGGATGATCCCCGACTCGCGCGGCCGCCCGTTTCTCGATCACGTGCTCGGGTCGCTCGTCGAGGCCGGAATCGAATCGGTCGTCCTCGTCGTCGGCACCTCCCACGACCTGATCCGGAACCACTACACCACCACGCCGCCGCATCATCTCACCATCGAGTTCGTGGTGCAGCCGGCGCCCCGCGGCACCGCAGATGCAGTGCTCGCTGTCGAGCCGGTGATCCGCGATCGCGAATTCCTGGTCCTCAACGCCGACAATCTGTATTCGCGAGCATCGCTTGACGCGCTGGTGGCGCTCGGCTCGCCCGGACTGGTGGCGTTCGATCGCGAGCACCTGATCCGCAACAGCAATATCGAGGCGGAGCGCATCGCGTCGTTCGCGATCCTCACCCTCGGCCCCGGCAACGTGTTGCGCGGCATCATCGAGAAACCGTCGCTGATCGACCTCGCCGCGGCAGAGAGCCGCTGGATCAGCATGAACCTCTGGCGGTTCGACCGCGAGATTTTCGCCGCGTGCCGCGACGTCGCACTGTCACCCCGCGGCGAACTCGAGCTGCCGATCGCCGTCGGCCTCGCGGTCGACCGGGGGGCCGTCCTGCAAGCCATTCCGAGCACTGAGGGAGTCCTCGACCTGTCGAGCCGCGCCGATGTTGCGCACGTCGCGCGTCAGCTCGGCGATCGCGAGCTCCGGTTGTGA
- a CDS encoding galactokinase family protein, producing MTRWTERATTIGLSPAGAALAAQHFAAVETRFAESFGDTAGARAWWVPGRIEVLGKHTDYGGGRSLLCTVERGFHVVAAPRRDGVVCLADASTRSSLTASLDPATPQRPGHWSDYPISVIRRVARDFPGAATGMNAVFSSSLPSAAGLSSSSAFVIATFLPLASFNALSTRDEWRRTITSPDLLAEYLGAVENGRGFATFAADHGVGTQGGSEDQTAILRSIPGALLQYHFVPVTAEEVVTMPPGWVFAVAASGVHAAKGGAVQSRYNALAGEVAALLTHWHHHTGRDDHSLFAAMGSDPGAEDALLRALGETGIDRDGALRGRLRQFCDESMTIIPAVAGHLRRGDVLAIGSLVARSFDLARTTLRNQVAETDFLTRAATEAGAVAGSPFGAGFGGSVWALFPVDAANHGIQRWRAAYLERFPTRRLHADFFVSPPGPPAVELPPP from the coding sequence GTGACGCGCTGGACCGAACGCGCGACCACGATCGGCCTCTCGCCCGCCGGCGCCGCACTCGCCGCACAGCACTTCGCCGCGGTCGAGACGCGGTTCGCCGAATCGTTCGGCGACACGGCGGGTGCACGCGCATGGTGGGTCCCCGGCCGCATCGAGGTGCTCGGAAAGCACACCGACTATGGTGGCGGGCGCTCGTTGCTCTGCACCGTCGAGCGCGGATTTCATGTCGTCGCGGCCCCGCGCCGCGACGGCGTCGTCTGCCTCGCCGATGCGTCGACACGTTCGTCGCTGACCGCGTCGCTCGATCCCGCCACGCCGCAGCGCCCCGGCCACTGGAGTGATTATCCGATCAGCGTCATCCGGCGCGTTGCCCGCGACTTTCCCGGAGCGGCCACCGGGATGAATGCGGTGTTCAGCTCGTCGTTGCCCTCCGCCGCCGGCCTGTCGTCGTCAAGCGCTTTCGTCATCGCGACCTTCCTGCCGCTCGCGTCATTCAATGCCCTCTCGACCCGGGACGAGTGGCGGCGCACCATCACGTCACCCGACCTCCTCGCCGAGTACCTCGGTGCGGTGGAGAACGGGCGCGGCTTCGCGACCTTCGCGGCCGATCACGGCGTGGGGACGCAAGGCGGCAGCGAAGATCAGACCGCCATTCTTCGATCGATCCCCGGCGCGCTGCTGCAGTATCATTTTGTGCCGGTCACCGCCGAGGAAGTGGTCACAATGCCGCCCGGCTGGGTGTTCGCTGTTGCAGCGTCCGGGGTTCATGCGGCGAAGGGGGGCGCGGTCCAGTCGCGATACAATGCCCTCGCCGGCGAAGTGGCGGCGCTCCTGACGCACTGGCACCATCACACCGGGCGCGACGATCACTCGCTCTTCGCAGCGATGGGGAGCGATCCCGGCGCCGAGGATGCCCTGCTCCGGGCCCTCGGCGAAACCGGGATCGACCGCGACGGCGCGCTCCGCGGCCGGCTGCGACAATTCTGCGACGAATCGATGACCATTATCCCTGCGGTCGCCGGGCATCTGCGCCGGGGCGACGTGCTGGCGATCGGGTCCCTGGTGGCACGATCATTCGATCTCGCCCGGACCACCCTGCGCAACCAGGTCGCCGAGACCGACTTTCTGACCCGCGCAGCAACCGAGGCGGGGGCCGTCGCCGGGTCGCCGTTCGGCGCGGGCTTCGGCGGAAGCGTGTGGGCGCTGTTCCCGGTGGACGCCGCCAATCATGGAATCCAGCGCTGGCGGGCTGCGTACCTCGAGCGGTTCCCCACGCGCCGCTTGCACGCCGACTTCTTCGTCTCCCCGCCTGGCCCGCCCGCGGTGGAACTCCCCCCTCCGTGA
- a CDS encoding sodium:solute symporter family protein gives MNPTTLDWSIVAASIVICFIPALFYLRKGSANTAEFFTSGRAAPWWLIGVSMVATTFSTDTPNLVTNFVRTGGVASNWQWWAFLLTGMATVFFFARLWRRSGVLTDLEFYELRYSGRAATWVRGFRAIYLGLVFNCFIMATVNLAAAKIANIVLGWPMWQTLLICAMLNVVFATISGLWGVLVIDFIQFGVAMTGAFAVAYFALKQPAVGGLHGLMTHLPARTISLLPDFNDWQATLTLFIIPLTVQWWSVWYPGAEPGGGSYIAQRMLAARTEADALGGTLLFNVAHYALRSWPWIVVALASIIIFPTLDSIRTTFPNVDPRLVGHDMAYPAMLKFLPHGFLGLMLGAMEAAYRSTIMTHLNWGSSYLVHDFWRRFVRKDASERHYVFMGRLCTAMLMVLAALLTFVLDNAQHAFQLILSIGAGTGLLYLLRWFWWRINAWAEITAMAASFIVALGFFIAQRDGSSVSATTALLTTIAVTTVVWLLTTWFGPATDRATLLAFYRKVRPAGPGWRSIRAEAGVGPSPDSLPQAFLAWICGCFMVYGALFGTGSLLYGHTRTGAFWIIVGVAGAGGLLRMWPSLWGPRAPAIDEGSHRAAV, from the coding sequence ATGAATCCGACCACGCTCGACTGGAGCATCGTCGCAGCCTCGATCGTCATCTGCTTCATTCCCGCCCTCTTCTATCTCCGCAAGGGGAGCGCCAATACTGCCGAATTCTTCACGTCGGGCCGGGCAGCGCCCTGGTGGTTGATCGGCGTCTCGATGGTCGCGACGACCTTCAGCACCGACACGCCGAACCTCGTCACCAATTTCGTCCGCACCGGCGGCGTTGCGAGCAACTGGCAATGGTGGGCGTTTCTCCTCACGGGCATGGCCACGGTCTTCTTCTTCGCACGACTCTGGCGCCGCAGCGGTGTGCTCACCGACCTCGAGTTCTACGAACTGCGCTACAGCGGCCGCGCCGCCACGTGGGTTCGCGGCTTCCGCGCCATCTATCTCGGACTGGTGTTCAACTGCTTCATCATGGCGACAGTCAATCTCGCCGCGGCAAAGATCGCCAACATCGTGCTCGGCTGGCCGATGTGGCAGACGCTGCTGATCTGCGCGATGCTGAACGTCGTCTTCGCCACGATCTCCGGCTTGTGGGGCGTCCTGGTCATCGACTTCATCCAGTTCGGCGTGGCGATGACCGGCGCGTTCGCGGTGGCGTACTTCGCGCTCAAGCAACCGGCAGTGGGCGGACTGCATGGTCTGATGACTCACCTTCCTGCACGCACCATCTCGCTGCTCCCCGACTTCAACGATTGGCAGGCGACGCTCACGCTCTTCATCATCCCGCTCACCGTGCAATGGTGGTCGGTATGGTATCCGGGTGCCGAGCCCGGCGGCGGGAGCTACATCGCGCAGCGGATGCTGGCGGCGCGCACCGAGGCCGATGCACTCGGCGGGACGCTCCTCTTCAATGTGGCGCATTACGCGCTGCGTTCGTGGCCGTGGATCGTGGTGGCGCTGGCGTCGATCATCATCTTCCCGACCCTCGATTCGATACGGACCACCTTCCCCAATGTCGATCCGCGCCTGGTCGGGCACGACATGGCGTATCCGGCGATGCTCAAGTTCCTGCCGCACGGCTTCCTCGGCCTCATGCTCGGCGCGATGGAAGCGGCGTACCGGTCGACGATCATGACGCACCTCAACTGGGGCTCGTCGTATCTGGTGCACGATTTCTGGCGGCGATTCGTGCGCAAGGATGCCAGTGAGCGGCACTACGTCTTCATGGGACGGCTCTGCACCGCGATGCTGATGGTGCTGGCCGCGTTGCTCACGTTTGTGCTCGACAATGCGCAGCACGCGTTCCAGCTGATCCTCTCGATCGGCGCGGGAACCGGTCTCCTTTATCTGCTGCGCTGGTTCTGGTGGCGGATCAATGCATGGGCGGAAATCACCGCCATGGCGGCGTCGTTCATCGTGGCGCTGGGCTTCTTCATCGCGCAGCGCGACGGCAGCTCCGTGTCGGCAACCACGGCCCTCCTCACCACCATTGCGGTGACAACGGTTGTCTGGCTGCTCACCACCTGGTTTGGCCCGGCAACCGATCGAGCCACACTCCTGGCGTTCTACCGCAAGGTGCGGCCGGCCGGCCCCGGCTGGCGGTCGATCCGAGCCGAGGCTGGGGTCGGTCCCTCGCCCGATTCGCTGCCGCAGGCGTTCCTGGCGTGGATCTGCGGATGCTTCATGGTCTACGGCGCGCTCTTCGGCACTGGCTCACTCCTGTATGGACACACCCGGACCGGCGCGTTCTGGATCATCGTCGGCGTGGCCGGCGCCGGCGGGCTGCTGCGAATGTGGCCCTCGCTCTGGGGCCCCCGCGCCCCGGCGATCGACGAGGGCAGTCATCGCGCCGCGGTGTGA